One Actinomadura viridis genomic region harbors:
- the tatA gene encoding Sec-independent protein translocase subunit TatA, with amino-acid sequence MPNIGTPELLIILLVVVLIFGSAKLPQLARSLGKSARILKAETKGLRDDDDDDKAADKSAAAPAQSSAQPSPAPAEDPRDRAARLREEAARLEREAAGQEQPRRQGALPSGEPIEGVPVSDYNARKTS; translated from the coding sequence ATGCCGAACATCGGAACCCCTGAGCTGCTCATCATCCTGCTGGTCGTCGTTCTGATCTTCGGATCGGCCAAGCTGCCGCAGCTGGCGAGGTCGCTGGGCAAGTCGGCGCGCATCCTGAAGGCCGAGACCAAGGGCCTGCGCGACGACGATGACGACGACAAGGCCGCCGACAAGAGCGCCGCCGCCCCCGCGCAGTCTTCCGCGCAGCCCTCCCCGGCGCCCGCCGAGGACCCCCGCGACCGCGCCGCCCGGCTCCGCGAGGAGGCCGCCCGGCTCGAGCGCGAGGCCGCCGGGCAGGAGCAGCCTCGCCGCCAGGGGGCCCTTCCCTCCGGTGAGCCGATCGAGGGTGTCCCCGTTTCGGACTACAACGCCCGCAAGACCTCCTGA
- a CDS encoding DUF3866 family protein, with translation MIRWRKGTVESIRREWPGAVELDVTIGGDGSHRALAYPRLVGRPEPGDTVLLNTTALAMGLGTGGYAMVVAIPDRLPPDPEGPGHLVKARYTPLQATVLGADEQDSPHHAVLREADSLEGAPVIVADLHSALPPILAGLLAARPGTRVVYVMPDGGALPAWFSMSIARLKDAGALAATVTAGQAFGGDLEAVTVHTGLLAARLVLDAEVIVLAQGPGNLGTGTTWGFSGVSAGEAINAAAVLSGRPVGSLRVSEGDLRERHIGVSHHSLTAYGRVALARAQIAVPELGGGFGARVAGEAAALGDRHELVPVPVDGLHETLREAEKEWGVRLSTMGRRLDEDLAYFLTAAAAGRHTATLL, from the coding sequence GTGATCCGATGGCGTAAAGGCACGGTAGAAAGCATCCGCCGGGAATGGCCGGGGGCGGTCGAACTGGACGTCACGATCGGGGGCGACGGCTCGCACCGGGCCCTGGCCTACCCCCGGCTGGTGGGGCGTCCCGAACCGGGCGACACCGTCCTGCTCAACACTACGGCCTTGGCGATGGGCCTGGGTACGGGCGGCTACGCGATGGTGGTCGCGATCCCCGACCGCCTGCCACCCGACCCGGAGGGGCCGGGACACCTGGTGAAGGCCCGCTACACCCCGTTGCAGGCCACCGTCCTCGGCGCCGACGAGCAGGACTCCCCCCACCACGCGGTGCTGCGGGAGGCCGACTCGCTGGAGGGCGCCCCGGTGATCGTGGCCGACCTCCACTCGGCGCTGCCGCCGATCCTGGCGGGCCTGCTGGCGGCGCGGCCCGGAACCCGCGTGGTGTACGTGATGCCCGACGGCGGGGCGCTGCCCGCGTGGTTCTCCATGTCCATCGCCCGGCTGAAGGACGCGGGGGCGCTGGCGGCGACCGTCACGGCCGGCCAGGCGTTCGGCGGCGACCTGGAGGCGGTGACCGTGCACACCGGCCTGCTGGCCGCCCGCCTGGTCCTGGACGCGGAGGTGATCGTCCTGGCCCAGGGGCCGGGGAACCTGGGAACGGGCACCACCTGGGGTTTCTCGGGGGTGTCGGCCGGAGAGGCGATCAACGCGGCGGCGGTGCTGTCGGGGCGGCCGGTCGGCTCGCTGCGGGTCAGCGAGGGCGACCTGCGCGAGCGGCACATCGGGGTGTCCCACCACAGCCTGACCGCCTACGGGCGGGTGGCGCTGGCGCGGGCGCAGATCGCGGTCCCCGAGCTCGGCGGCGGGTTCGGCGCCCGGGTCGCCGGTGAGGCCGCCGCCCTGGGCGACCGGCACGAGCTGGTCCCGGTCCCGGTGGACGGCCTCCACGAGACCCTGCGCGAGGCGGAGAAGGAGTGGGG
- a CDS encoding helix-turn-helix transcriptional regulator, whose amino-acid sequence MSRRKTERLLNLVVCLLATRRYLTAEQIRRAVPGYPDSDEAFKRMFERDKEELRELGVPLEVGSDQGGGGGEEIGYRIPPQDYELPDLHLTPDEAAVLGLAARVWQRASMADAASGALLKLRAAGVETDASSAVGIEPRVDTGDPSFPALWEAVRDGRPVSFDYQGVGRTSAARRHLEPWGVVSRRGRWYVVGHDRDRGQTRVFRLSRITGEVAADGPPGSVTVPEGVDVRRIAFDRSEPLAEPRPATVRLRANAAHGPRRWARDVRPVGDGAWDEAVLTFRDVDRFAPYLARFADDLVVLDPPDLREAVIQQLKSILAADGDGGEPAVAADR is encoded by the coding sequence GTGTCGCGGCGTAAGACCGAGCGCCTGCTCAACCTGGTGGTCTGCCTGCTCGCCACACGGCGCTACCTGACGGCCGAGCAGATCCGGCGGGCGGTTCCCGGGTACCCCGACTCCGACGAGGCGTTCAAGCGGATGTTCGAACGCGACAAGGAGGAGTTGCGCGAGCTGGGCGTCCCGCTGGAGGTCGGCAGTGACCAGGGCGGGGGCGGCGGCGAGGAGATCGGCTACCGGATCCCGCCGCAGGACTACGAGCTTCCCGACCTGCACCTGACGCCCGACGAGGCCGCCGTGCTGGGCCTGGCCGCCCGGGTGTGGCAGCGGGCGAGCATGGCCGACGCCGCCTCCGGCGCGCTGCTGAAGCTGCGCGCCGCCGGGGTGGAGACCGACGCCTCCAGCGCCGTGGGCATCGAGCCGCGCGTGGACACCGGCGACCCCTCCTTCCCGGCGCTGTGGGAGGCGGTCCGGGACGGGCGGCCGGTCAGCTTCGACTACCAGGGCGTCGGCCGGACGTCGGCGGCGCGGCGGCACCTGGAGCCGTGGGGAGTGGTCAGCCGCCGTGGCCGCTGGTACGTCGTCGGCCACGACCGCGACCGCGGCCAGACCCGGGTGTTCCGGCTCAGCCGCATCACCGGCGAGGTCGCCGCCGACGGCCCGCCCGGCAGCGTGACCGTCCCCGAGGGGGTCGACGTCCGCCGTATCGCCTTCGACCGCAGCGAGCCGCTCGCCGAGCCGAGGCCGGCGACGGTGCGGCTGCGGGCGAACGCCGCGCACGGGCCGCGCCGCTGGGCCAGGGACGTGCGGCCGGTGGGCGACGGCGCCTGGGACGAGGCGGTCCTGACCTTCCGTGACGTCGACCGTTTCGCGCCCTACCTGGCCCGGTTCGCCGACGACCTGGTGGTGCTGGACCCGCCCGACCTGCGCGAGGCGGTCATCCAGCAGCTGAAGTCGATCCTGGCGGCGGACGGGGACGGGGGCGAGCCGGCCGTCGCGGCGGACCGGTGA
- a CDS encoding helix-turn-helix transcriptional regulator: MTAKTTPTTTGTEETAAPPVAAPPVSAPPVSTAHGGTARPAAAARTATRAVKAPTTSTDRLARLLALVPYVVSRDSVDLDQAAAAFGVTEKQLIDDLNLLWCVELRAPDPYCPIDLSYEGGEIIVAEAEAIARPLRLKVDEASALLVALRMLAGIPDLQDRDALSRVIAKLEDAAGAAAAVSSQVAVEVDARGDTLGRLRAAIAAGRRVHLSYYVPARDENTERDVDPMRLLVVEGNTYLEGWCRRAEAVRLFRLDRITGLTRLEVPAEVPDGAEPRDVDAGLFRPSPDDVVVTFELTPQGRWVADYYPCESVRELGEGRLRITLRTPDTRWVRGLALRLGDQGRIIAPAALAGDVRADAARALAQYDTV, encoded by the coding sequence ATGACCGCGAAGACGACCCCGACCACCACCGGAACCGAGGAGACCGCCGCGCCGCCCGTGGCCGCCCCGCCCGTGTCCGCCCCGCCCGTGTCCACGGCGCACGGGGGTACGGCCCGCCCGGCGGCCGCGGCCAGGACCGCCACCCGGGCCGTCAAGGCCCCGACGACCTCCACCGACCGGCTGGCCCGGCTCCTGGCCCTGGTCCCCTACGTGGTCAGCCGCGACTCGGTGGACCTGGACCAGGCCGCCGCCGCGTTCGGCGTCACCGAGAAACAGCTCATCGACGACCTCAACCTGCTGTGGTGCGTGGAACTGCGCGCCCCCGACCCCTACTGCCCGATCGACCTGTCCTACGAGGGCGGGGAGATCATCGTCGCCGAGGCCGAGGCGATCGCCCGCCCGCTGCGGCTGAAGGTCGACGAGGCCAGCGCCCTGCTGGTGGCGCTGCGCATGCTGGCGGGCATCCCCGACCTGCAGGACCGCGACGCCCTCAGCCGCGTGATCGCCAAGCTGGAGGACGCGGCCGGCGCCGCCGCCGCGGTCAGCAGCCAGGTCGCGGTGGAGGTGGACGCCCGCGGCGACACCCTCGGCCGGCTGCGCGCCGCGATCGCCGCCGGACGCCGCGTCCACCTGTCCTACTACGTGCCCGCCCGCGACGAGAACACCGAACGCGACGTCGACCCCATGCGTCTGCTGGTCGTCGAGGGCAACACCTACCTGGAGGGCTGGTGCCGCCGCGCCGAGGCGGTACGGCTGTTCCGCCTCGACCGCATCACCGGCCTCACCCGCCTAGAGGTGCCCGCCGAGGTCCCCGACGGCGCCGAACCTCGCGACGTGGACGCCGGGCTGTTCCGGCCCTCGCCCGACGACGTCGTGGTGACCTTCGAGCTCACCCCGCAGGGCCGCTGGGTCGCCGACTACTACCCGTGCGAGAGCGTCCGGGAACTGGGCGAGGGGCGGCTGCGGATCACCCTGCGCACCCCCGACACCCGCTGGGTGCGGGGGCTGGCGCTGCGGCTGGGCGACCAGGGCCGCATCATCGCCCCCGCCGCCCTGGCCGGCGACGTCCGCGCCGACGCCGCCCGGGCCCTCGCCCAGTACGACACCGTCTGA